Proteins encoded by one window of Labrus bergylta chromosome 2, fLabBer1.1, whole genome shotgun sequence:
- the LOC109991569 gene encoding protease-associated domain-containing protein 1, with translation MAKVLPAALLFYLWNLLLRSSCTSGLGINELLYFRVISPEEIGYIFSAAPAKDFGGAFVSSYDEIFLVPAEPADGCTDLEDTEMIQGQVILVERGGCSFVQKARNVEEAGGKAVLIADNAVDNDSQYLDMVTDGSTAKPSIPALFLLGRDGMMIRRTLQRQALPWAVISIPVNVSSLASFPLKQPPWTLW, from the exons ATGGCAAAGGTTCTGCCTGCAGCTTTATTGTTCTACCTCTGGAACCTTCTCCTGCGATCCAGCTGCACGTCAG GTCTTGGGATCAATGAATTGCTTTACTTCCGGGTCATCAGTCCAGAGGAAATAGGCTACATCTTCAGTGCAGCACCTGCTAAAGACTTTGGAGGAGCTTTT GTGTCTTCTTACGATGAGATTTTCCTTGTGCCTGCTGAACCAGCAGATGGCTGCACAGACCTGGAGGACACAGAAATGATCCAGGGACAAGTAATCCTGGTGGAAAGAGG AGGTTGCTCCTTTGTACAAAAGGCGAGAAATGTGGAGGAAGCAGGAGGCAAAGCTGTTCTCATTGCTGATAATGCAGTGGACAATGACAGCCAGTACCTTGATATGGTCACTGATGGAAGCACTGCCAAACCAAGCATACCGGCATTATTCCTACTGGGACGTGATGG GATGATGATCCGACGAACTCTTCAGAGACAAGCACTGCCGTGGGCTGTCATTTCCATTCCTGTCAATGTTTCTTCTTTGGCCTCGTTCCCCCTGAAGCAGCCCCCATGGACACTGTGGTAG
- the il12b2 gene encoding interleukin-12 subunit beta, with translation MVMVMYVGGSNINMMKTFSLWIFGLLFISLSGAHGLSKFPENFVVAKRNDSSPVTLTCSTKTTGHITWKLDGEEIDVDSGDNFQQDSSFLTVLEVDTPTLGEYSCWRGEEMLSSTYLLLEAEEEDALDSLLSCRAKSYDCVFSCSWTSSGYELVRLGLGQDCSEDEKSCHWISSSDLLSDGAFQFEVSHFLSPYTEESTMLVITAEAIADLSILRRTTRFYLRDIIEPDSPQIVRCQEMEQDLNVTIEPPSSWSTPHSFFSLEHQIEYELKDNGKTGLSSSALIPKRISKLRVRSRDQLVLSAWSQWTPWKNVITRKKKLCKCKNRTKFCCSELPPGYLDRCKNRKKKKNGGKNVQKNPTSQ, from the exons atggtgatggtgatgtatGTTGGAGGCAGCAATATAAATATGATG AAGACCTTTTCACTGTGGATATTTGGGCTTCTGTTCATCAGCCTATCAGGAGCACATGGACTCAGCAAGTTTCCAGAAAACT TTGTGGTCGCCAAAAGGAATGATTCAAGTCCAGTCACACTGACATGCAGTACAAAGACCACAGGACATATCACTTGGAAGCTAGATGGGGAAGAGATTGATGTCGATTCGGGGGATAATTTCCAGCAGGACAGTTCATTTCTGACAGTGTTAGAAGTAGATACTCCCACGTTGGGTGAGTACAGCtgctggagaggagaggagatgctGTCATCCACCTATCTGCTGCTTGAAGCCGAGGAGGAAGACGCATTGG ATTCTCTTCTCAGTTGTCGGGCAAAGTCTTATGACTGTGTCTTCAGCTGTAGTTGGACCAGTAGTGGATATGAATTAGTGCGCCTTGGACTTGGCCAagactg CAGTGAAGATGAGAAGTCATGTCACTGGATCAGCAGCAGCGATCTTCTCTCAGATGGGGCATTCCAGTTTGAGGTGTCCCACTTCCTCTCACCTTACACTGAGGAAAGCACCATGCTCGTTATCACGGCTGAGGCCATTGCTGACCTCTCCATCCTCAGGAGAACTACACGATTTTATCTCAGAGACATCA TTGAACCCGATAGTCCTCAGATCGTCAGGTGTCAGGAGATGGAGCAGGACCTGAATGTGACCATTGAGCCTCCGTCCAGCTGGTCAACTCCTCACAGCTTCTTCAGTCTGGAGCACCAGATTGAATATGAGCTTAAAGATAATGGAAAG ACAGGACTCTCTTCATCAGCTCTGATACCAAAGAGGATCAGCAAGCTGAGGGTTCGCTCAAGAGATCAGCTGGTGCTCTCCGCCTGGAGCCAGTGGACTCCCTGGAAAAAT GTGATTACACGCAAAAAGAAGCTGTGCAAAtgcaaaaacagaacaaaatttTGCTGTTCAGAACTGCCACCTGGGTACTTGGACCGCTGcaagaacagaaagaagaagaagaatggggggaaaaatgttcaaaagaaCCCAACATCTCAGTGA
- the LOC136177223 gene encoding sphingosine 1-phosphate receptor 3-like: MLLSNTTDSLTGGGVPLSVNFDNPEDYFIFIFQILFATTTVLVAGTVVIGILATKELRLQNRFIFMLNTSICDTLVGFSVFYLGLFDVQEGYPSRNGTYNVLPSLLGVNILTFLFAQFDRYFAVCHPFIYSRFITRHFVICLNIYCWFYNFAHLLARNLLPVSKSIQLYVFSIVFFQLIVLTKVVMTIKLYFVARFQLERDPPSADRESKKESLRIIIFVVISFLVLWCPSFVNIIIRFMSGRGLTFRNEATNLFAIMARLNAVCTPSVYIWGSPALRDATVRTVWGRVCARCKRRYAKITIMLDVSVYTYTLLSFFLFLSIDAAIARLNCQFSRSSEWAPSMGGEIPRLHGNNQKSQFSTLL; encoded by the coding sequence ATGCTCCTCTCCAACACCACAGACTctctgacaggaggaggagtgcCTCTCTCGGTGAACTTCGACAATCCAGAAGattatttcatctttattttccaGATTTTATTTGCCACCACCACTGTTCTGGTGGCCGGGACAGTTGTCATTGGCATCTTGGCCACTAAAGAGCTGCGCCTGCAGAACAGATTCATCTTTATGCTAAACACTAGTATCTGTGACACTTTGGTGggcttctctgtgttttaccTGGGTCTGTTTGATGTTCAGGAGGGGTATCCGTCGAGAAATGGTACTTATAATGTGTTACCGTCTCTCCTTGGGGTGAATATATTGACGTTTTTGTTCGCACAGTTTGACCGTTATTTTGCTGTGTGCCATCCATTCATCTACAGCCGCTTCATTACGAGGCACTTTGTGATTTGTCTCAATATCTACTGCTGGTTTTATAATTTCGCCCACCTGCTCGCCAGGAACTTGTTGCCCGTTTCCAAATCGATTCAACTTTATGTGTTCAGCATTGTCTTCTTTCAACTGATCGTGCTCACTAAAGTGGTCATGAcgatcaaactgtattttgtgGCCAGATTCCAGCTTGAGAGAGACCCTCCGAGCGCAGACAGAGAAAGCAAAAAGGAATCGCTGAGAATCATCATATTTGTTGTCATAAGCTTCTTGGTGTTGTGGTGCCCCTCCTTTGTAAATATCATTATCCGATTTATGTCAGGGAGAGGCCTGACATTCAGGAACGAAGCCACCAATTTGTTCGCCATCATGGCTCGTTTAAACGCCGTGTGCACCCCGTCTGTGTACATCTGGGGGAGTCCGGCTCTGAGGGACGCCACTGTGAGGACAGTGTGGGGCAGAGTGTGTGCACGGTGCAAGAGGAGGTATGCAAAAATCACTATCATGTTGGATGTTTCTGTCTATACATACACACTTCTatcattttttctatttttatcaaTTGATGCAGCCATTGCTCGTCTAAATTGTCAATTTTCCCGTTCTTCAGAGTGGGCTCCTTCCATGGGAGGGGAGATACCAAGACTGCATGGAAATAACCAGAAAAGCCAGTTCAGCACGTTACTCTAG
- the utp15 gene encoding U3 small nucleolar RNA-associated protein 15 homolog — protein sequence MASFKPTKIQVYPKLGEKVTQDTLYWKNYKAPVQIKEFGAITSIDFSPVAPHNFAVTAFTRIHVYGPFSQEPVKTFTRFKDTAYCGRFRSDGQLLVAGCEDSVVRLFDVSGKVALRMFKGHTKAVHVTDFTSDRYQILTGSDDYTCRLWDIPNATELNTYQEHTDYIRCGVASKLNRDLFVTGSYDHTVKLFDARVEKSVMTMDHGQPVESLLLYPSEGLLVSAGGRYVKVWDLLKGGQPLVSLKNHHKTVTCLSLSSNGQRLLSASLDRHVKVYNTTNYKVVHNFDYAASILSLALAPDDESIVVGMTNNILSIKHRKSPEDSKETSGQQRRRPTYRVFVKGKNYVPKQDDYLVSKPVKQHLAKYDKQLKKFNVSKALDTALETWIRLRKPEITVAVIKELDRRGTLKNALAGRDEQGLSQLLNFLIGNVVDPRFSPVLVTATEMILDIYQSVIGQSPVVDRQLLRLQELLEREIDYQQELLEVLGMLDTMFASTLPRKEVPCSGVSRSNGLNKGEASTSKPQLQAT from the exons ATGGCTTCATTCAAACCTACCAAAATCCAAGTCTATCCTAAACTTGGTGAGAAAGTGACACAAGACACGCTGTACTGGAAAAACTACAAg GCTCCTGTCCAGATAAAAGAGTTTGGAGCCATCACAAGCATAGACTTCTCCCCAGTGGCTCCACATAACTTTGCAGTGACCGCATTCACAAGA ATCCACGTTTACGGGCCATTTTCCCAGGAGCCAGTGAAGACATTCACGCGGTTTAAAGACACTGCATATTGTGGGCGGTTCAGGTCAGACGGTCAGCTGCTTGTGGCGGGATGTGAGGACTCTGTAGTCCGGCTGTTTGACGTCAGTGGCAAAGTGGCGCTTAGGATGTTCAAAGGGCACACAAA GGCTGTACACGTGACAGACTTCACTTCAGATCGTTACCAGATCCTCACAGGCTCGGACGACTACACCTGTCGACTTTGGGACATCCCAAATGCAACAGAGCTCAACACTTACCAAGAACACACAGATTACATTCGCTGCGGTGTCGCAAGCAAACTCAACAGAGATCTCTTCGTCACTG GATCTTATGACCACACGGTGAAACTGTTTGATGCCAGAGTGGAGAAGAGTGTGATGACGATGGACCATGGCCAACCAGTGGAGAGTCTGCTTCTCTATCCTTCTGAGGGACTCCTCGTCTCTGCAG gTGGACGCTATGTCAAAGTGTGGGATCTGCTAAAAGGAGGCCAGCCTCTGGTGTCGCTAAAGAACCATCACAAAACTGTCACATGTTTGTCTCTCAGCAGCAATGGACAGAGACTTCTGTCAGCTTCTCTGGACAG GCATGTGAAGGTTTACAACACAACCAACTATAAAGTGGTCCACAACTTCGACTACGCTGCCTCCATCCTGAGTCTGGCTTTGGCG CCGGATGACGAGTCCATCGTCGTGGGAATGACCAACAACATTCTGAGTATCAAACACAGGAAAAGCCCTGAAGACTCCAAAGAAACCTCTGGCCAACAGAGGAGACGACCAACATATCGTGTTTTTGTCAAGGGAAAGAACTATGTCCCTAAACAG GATGACTATCTAGTCAGCAAGCCAGTGAAACAGCATTTGGCCAAATACGACAAACAGCTCAAGAAATTTAATGTATCAAAGGCTTTGGATACAGCTCTGGag ACGTGGATAAGACTGAGAAAGCCAGAGATCACAGTAGCTGTTATAAAGGAGCTGGATCGAAGAGGAACCCTAAAGAACGCTCTGGCAGGAAGGGATGAACAGGGGCTCTCTCAGCTGCTCAATTTCCTCATCGG GAACGTGGTGGACCCCAGGTTTTCTCCTGTCCTTGTTACAGCGACCGAGATGATCCTGGACATTTATCAGTCAGTTATCGGACAGTCACCAGTTGTGGATCGGCAGCTGTTGCgcctgcaggagctgctggaAAGAGAGATTGACTACCAGCAGGAACTCCTGGAGGTTCTGGGCATGTTGGACACAATGTTTGCCTCCACCCTCCCTAGAAAAGAGGTGCCTTGCTCTGGCGTCAGCAGGTCTAATGGCCTCAATAAGGGAGAAGCAAGCACCTCAAAGCCACAATTGCAGGCCACCTGA
- the LOC109991578 gene encoding transcription factor BTF3 has translation MKESIMNQEKLAKLQAQVRIGGKGSARRKKKVVHRTATADDKKLQFSLKKLGVNNISGIEEVNMFTNQGTVIHFNNPKVQASLAANTFTITGHAENKQLTEMLPGILNQLGADSLTSLRRLAETLPKPAGEDKAPMVAAEEDDDDDVPDLVENFDEASKNEAD, from the exons aTGAAGGAGTCGATAATGAACCAGGAGAAGCTCGCCAAACTGCAGGCGCAGGTCCGCATAGGCGGCAAG GGGTCGGCCCGAAGAAAGAAGAAGGTGGTGCACAGAACAGCTACAGCAGATGATAAGAAGCTTCAGTTCTCCCTCAAGAAACTGGGAGTCAACAACATCTCTGGCATTGAGGAG GTTAATATGTTCACAAACCAAGGAACAGTGATCCACTTCAATAACCCAAAAGTCCAGGCCTCCTTGGCTGCAAATACCTTCACAATCACAGGGCATGCTGAGAACAAGCAGCTCACAGAGATGCTCCCAGGCATTCTAAACCAGCTGGGAGCCGACAGTCTTACCAGCCTCAGGAGATTAGCAGAGACTCTGCCCAAACCAG CTGGAGAGGACAAAGCCCCCATGGTTGCTGCTGAAGAGGACGATGATGATGACGTTCCAG atctgGTTGAAAACTTTGATGAGGCTTCAAAGAATGAGGCAGACTAG